A single window of Gossypium hirsutum isolate 1008001.06 chromosome A10, Gossypium_hirsutum_v2.1, whole genome shotgun sequence DNA harbors:
- the LOC107936362 gene encoding protein LURP-one-related 14 isoform X2 — translation MEDQMVKVVGERFCVPYTMELVVKRKLQSFSKSLYEAFDATGNFLLQVDGGVWKFQKKRVMKDPAGLPVATLREKALSWKHQWMIHQGESSERNHFLCTVQKSNALRIKNNLDVFLGNRYKDHGRDFHVTGSFSSLSFKVIRANTVIAEVRHNFTWGSCKGKESFKVKVYPEVDYAFIVALLVIMNESDGP, via the exons ATGGAAGATCAAATGGTAAAGGTTGTCGGAGAAAGATTTTGTGTTCCTTACACCATGGAACTTGTCGTAAAGAGGAAACTACAATCGTTTTCTAAATCACTTTACGAAGCTTTCGATGCTACCGGAAATTTTCTTCTCCAGGTCGACGGCGGTGTTTggaaatttcaaaagaaaagggTTATGAAAGATCCCGCCGGTTTGCCGGTCGCCACTTTGAGAGAAAAG GCATTGTCATGGAAACATCAATGGATGATTCATCAAGGTGAAAGCTCAGAGAGAAACCATTTTCTTTGCACCGTGCAAAAATCAAATGCGCTTAGGATCAAAAACAATTTGGATGTTTTCTTGGGGAATCGGTACAAGGATCATGGCAGAGATTTTCATGTCACCGGGAGTTTTTCTTCGCTTTCCTTCAAAGTTATCAGGGCTAATACAGTCATTGCCGAG GTTAGGCACAATTTCACATGGGGGAGCTGTAAGGGGAAAGAAAGCTTCAAGGTTAAAGTATATCCAGAAGTGGACTATGCTTTCATTGTAGCTTTGTTggtgattatgaacgaaagtgaCGGTCCATAG
- the LOC107936362 gene encoding protein LURP-one-related 14 isoform X1, with amino-acid sequence MEDQMVKVVGERFCVPYTMELVVKRKLQSFSKSLYEAFDATGNFLLQVDGGVWKFQKKRVMKDPAGLPVATLREKQALSWKHQWMIHQGESSERNHFLCTVQKSNALRIKNNLDVFLGNRYKDHGRDFHVTGSFSSLSFKVIRANTVIAEVRHNFTWGSCKGKESFKVKVYPEVDYAFIVALLVIMNESDGP; translated from the exons ATGGAAGATCAAATGGTAAAGGTTGTCGGAGAAAGATTTTGTGTTCCTTACACCATGGAACTTGTCGTAAAGAGGAAACTACAATCGTTTTCTAAATCACTTTACGAAGCTTTCGATGCTACCGGAAATTTTCTTCTCCAGGTCGACGGCGGTGTTTggaaatttcaaaagaaaagggTTATGAAAGATCCCGCCGGTTTGCCGGTCGCCACTTTGAGAGAAAAG CAGGCATTGTCATGGAAACATCAATGGATGATTCATCAAGGTGAAAGCTCAGAGAGAAACCATTTTCTTTGCACCGTGCAAAAATCAAATGCGCTTAGGATCAAAAACAATTTGGATGTTTTCTTGGGGAATCGGTACAAGGATCATGGCAGAGATTTTCATGTCACCGGGAGTTTTTCTTCGCTTTCCTTCAAAGTTATCAGGGCTAATACAGTCATTGCCGAG GTTAGGCACAATTTCACATGGGGGAGCTGTAAGGGGAAAGAAAGCTTCAAGGTTAAAGTATATCCAGAAGTGGACTATGCTTTCATTGTAGCTTTGTTggtgattatgaacgaaagtgaCGGTCCATAG
- the LOC107936362 gene encoding protein LURP-one-related 14 isoform X3: MEDQMVKVVGERFCVPYTMELVVKRKLQSFSKSLYEAFDATGNFLLQVDGGVWKFQKKRVMKDPAGLPVATLREKQALSWKHQWMIHQGESSERNHFLCTVQKSNALRIKNNLDVFLGNRYKDHGRDFHVTGSFSSLSFKVIRANTVIAEVLLTG; the protein is encoded by the exons ATGGAAGATCAAATGGTAAAGGTTGTCGGAGAAAGATTTTGTGTTCCTTACACCATGGAACTTGTCGTAAAGAGGAAACTACAATCGTTTTCTAAATCACTTTACGAAGCTTTCGATGCTACCGGAAATTTTCTTCTCCAGGTCGACGGCGGTGTTTggaaatttcaaaagaaaagggTTATGAAAGATCCCGCCGGTTTGCCGGTCGCCACTTTGAGAGAAAAG CAGGCATTGTCATGGAAACATCAATGGATGATTCATCAAGGTGAAAGCTCAGAGAGAAACCATTTTCTTTGCACCGTGCAAAAATCAAATGCGCTTAGGATCAAAAACAATTTGGATGTTTTCTTGGGGAATCGGTACAAGGATCATGGCAGAGATTTTCATGTCACCGGGAGTTTTTCTTCGCTTTCCTTCAAAGTTATCAGGGCTAATACAGTCATTGCCGAGGTACTATTAACAG GTTAG
- the LOC107936366 gene encoding wound-induced protein 1 translates to MRLLTGASSDDPFRFEVDPVSVTTFGSTVIVEGCDNSRSISWVHAWTVRDGIITQVREYFNTSLTVTRLRDSPPSACSSSTAEIAPVYCPYVWESSLSNRVGKSVPGLVLAI, encoded by the coding sequence ATGCGCTTACTCACCGGCGCTTCATCCGACGATCCTTTCCGTTTCGAGGTCGACCCTGTCTCAGTCACCACCTTTGGATCCACCGTCATCGTTGAAGGCTGTGATAACAGCCGTTCGATCTCCTGGGTTCACGCTTGGACTGTTCGTGATGGGATAATCACCCAAGTGAGGGAGTATTTCAACACTTCTCTCACCGTTACTCGCCTTAGAGACTCTCCACCGTCAGCTTGCAGTTCTTCGACGGCGGAGATTGCGCCAGTGTATTGCCCTTACGTTTGGGAGAGTAGTCTTTCCAACCGGGTGGGGAAATCGGTTCCAGGTCTTGTTCTTGCAATTTAG